A single genomic interval of Coccidioides posadasii str. Silveira chromosome 1, complete sequence harbors:
- a CDS encoding uncharacterized protein (BUSCO:315802at4751~EggNog:ENOG410PGF7~COG:J~BUSCO:5566at33183), giving the protein MFRTFNPVRFYSTPLRIRMKPLITVLGATGTGKSKLAVDLAVRFDGEIINGDAMQMYKGLPITTNQIPVEERDGIPHHLIACIDIDQEPWRVSQFQKSCLELIEEIRSRGKLPILVGGTHYYTQSVLFHEQLVDRRKDEDEITNQEFDEIAEGEKWPILNAPAEEMLQKLREVDPVMAARWHPNERRKIRRSLQIYLHTGKPASEIYKQQKMRLKSLLASTNAQQHRASGDVCEDGETGHLRFPTLLFWVHSDRDILHQRLDDRVDAMIDQGLLSEAKHMFNYLKEKESEGVHIDRTRGVWVSIGFKELDPYISALSSGQMSPEELQGLKKERVEFVKSATRQYSRSQIKWIQGRLWKSLESANATDRLYILDSTNVDDWKRAVRLPAEKVAEAFISGNPRPHPNEISEIARKVFELKKREAQSSSDDMEIKRKTCDVCNAAAMTERQWEIHMAGRRHKNAVKAAEKRAQREEYFKRIRGASEG; this is encoded by the exons ATGTTCAGGACATTTAATCCTGTTAGGTTCTACTCAACTCCACTACGAATCCGCATGAAGCCCCTCATCACAGTCCTTGGGGCCACGGGAACTGGAAAGTCCAAG TTGGCAGTTGACTTGGCTGTTCGCTTCGATGGGGAAATCATCAATGGAGATGCCATGCAGATGTATAAAGGCCTGCCCATAACAACTAATCAAATACCGGTCGAGGAACGGGATGGAATCCCACATCATTTGATCGCATGTATAGATATAGACCAGGAGCCGTGGAGGGTTAGCCAGTTCCAAAAAAGTTGTCTTGAACTTATTGAAGAGATAAGATCAAGGGGAAAACTGCCAATACTTGTTGGCGGCACGCATTACTATACCCAGTCTGTCCTGTTCCACGAACAACTCGTGGATAGAAGgaaggatgaagatgagatTACCAATCAAGAGTTTGATGAAATTGCAGAGGGCGAAAAGTGGCCCATCTTGAATGCCCCAGCGGAAGAAATGCTCCAGAAACTACGGGAGGTTGATCCTGTGATGGCGGCGCGCTGGCATCCGAACGAGAGAAGAAAGATTCGACGTTCTCTACAGATATATTTGCATACTGGAAAACCAGCATCAGAGATATATAAGCAACAAAAAATGCGGCTAAAAAGCCTCTTAGCATCCACTAACGCACAACAGCATCGTGCCAGTGGCGATGTGTGTGAAGATGGGGAAACCGGGCATTTGAGATTTCCGACACTGCTCTTCTGGGTTCATAGTGATAGAGACATCCTTCATCAAAGGCTAGATGATCGAGTGGATGCTATGATCGACCAAGGCTTATTAAGCGAGGCGAAACATATGTTTAATTACCTTAAGGAAAAAGAGTCTGAAGGTGTTCATATCGATAGGACCAGGGGCGTTTGGGTTTCTATCGGATTCAAAGAATTGGATCCTTATATCAGTGCTCTCTCTTCCGGCCAGATGTCGCCCGAGGAACTCCAGGGGCTGAAAAAAGAACGCGTTGAATTCGTCAAATCAGCCACCAGACAATATTCCCGTAGCCAGATCAAATGGATCCAAGGCAGACTGTGGAAGTCGCTGGAATCAGCTAACGCTACTGACCGTTTGTATATTCTCGATTCGACAAACGTGGATGATTGGAAAAGGGCAGTTCGTTTACCTGCTGAAAAGGTCGCCGAAGCTTTCATCTCTGGTAACCCTCGGCCGCACCCAAATGAGATATCGGAGATCGCAAGAAAGGTGTTTGAACTTAAGAAACGAGAGGCCCAATCTTCTAGCGATGATATGGAAATCAAACGCAAGACCTGTGATGTCTGCAATGCAGCGGCTATGACTGAAAGGCAGTGGGAGATCCATATGGCAGGAAGACGGCATAAGAATGCAGTCAAGGCTGCGGAAAAGAGAGCGCAACGGGAGGAGTACTTTAAGCGCATACGAGGAGCTTCAGAGGGATGA
- the CAF16 gene encoding CCR4-NOT regulatory complex component (BUSCO:332416at4751~EggNog:ENOG410PINB~COG:K~BUSCO:11451at33183) produces the protein MASATPDSSVHVHDLNYSFPDGTAGLTNINLDLPLGSRTLLIGANGAGKSTLLRLLSGKRLAPANTVTIGGVDPFKEGLEGVTYLGVEWVLNPIVRTDIDVPTLLASVGGDHYPERRDELVEILDVDLSWHMHAVSDGERRRVQLAMGLLRPWNLLLLDEITVDLDLLSRANFLAFLRRETEIRPCTILYATHILDNLANWPTHLVHMHMGQVRDWGAIEKFYAGKPRVSENSQLGELVLEWLKRDLKERGPRPGRPSESKVEPGYNMEI, from the exons ATGGCGTCAGCCACTCCGGATTCATCCGTTCACGTTCACGACCTCAACTACAGCTTTCCCGACGGCACAGCTGGTCTTACAAACATCAATCTTGACCTCCCTCTGGGAAGCCGTACCTTGCTAATTGGAG CGAATGGTGCGGGTAAAAGCACTCTCCTCCGTCTCCTCTCAGGAAAACGCCTGGCTCCAGCTAATACCGTAACTATCGGTGGTGTCGATCCTTTTAAGGAGGGGCTTGAAGGCGTCACATATCTCGGGGTGGAATGGGTCCTGAACCCCATCGTCCGCACAGACATTGATGTTCCCACCCTCCTCGCATCCGTTGGAGGCGACCACTACCCTGAACGTCGCGATGAATTGGTCGAGATTCTCGACGTAGATCTATCATGGCATATGCACGCTGTTTCTGACGGTGAGCGGCGCCGTGTTCAGCTCGCCATGGGTCTACTGCGGCCATGGAATCTGCTCCTGCTGGATGAAATTACTgttgatctagatctactCAGTCGGGCAAATTTCCTGGCATTTTTGCGAAGAGAGACGGAAATCCGACCGTGCACTATCTTGTATGCCACTCACATCTTGGATAACCTTGCAAATTGGCCCACTCATCTTGTGCACATGCATATGGGCCAAGTACGAGACTGGGGTGCGATTGAAAAGTTTTACGCCGGAAAACCAAGAGTGTCTGAGAATAGTCAACTTGGTGAGTTGGTTCTAGAATGGCTGAAGAGGGATTTAAAAGAAAGAGGGCCGCGACCCGGAAGGCCGAGTGAGAGTAAAGTGGAACCAGGATATAACATGGAAATATAG
- a CDS encoding uncharacterized protein (BUSCO:122507at4751~EggNog:ENOG410PGG4~COG:B,K~BUSCO:1881at33183) has protein sequence MVSITTEYICVGGNRHPAAADWHKQSGLVAYGADNNVALWDPADRHNRGVHAILAGHTDKVNVVKFHSLRNADSKRPLLITGSVDRTLRIWVPSESSPLTFTLAATLQGHENSINCIAVAENSDVFVSGAADGTIKAWKITEEAGKGIQASLLESVTVKPRFFPLTVALRKLNPGTTSGGLMLAVGGTRSTVQIYVAQDINEAHFELKATLTGHEGWIRALAFTSTDLPGSQDFLLASASQDKYIRLWRVHPGLAAIPAVRNAEDAILGGMEQALSNKAHTFDAAGTTYTVTFEALLFGHEDWVYSISWHPNPQKLQLMSSSADNSLVIWESDPVSGVWFSGSRMGEISVQKGSTTATGSAGGFWIGLWSPDGDVVISLGRTGSWRSWRYDTDADAWVQILGITGHVRAVNDIVWEPSGGYLLSTSADQTTRLHASWKHNGYHSWHEFSRPQIHGYDLNCIASLGPTRFVSGADEKLLRVFNETKSIAQLLERLSGFAQSSTEDMAEAANIPVLGLSNKAVDDADADAEHEGEGEENGTEGEAPLQAVQLDPDRPPLEDHLARHTLWPEHEKLYGHGYEISAVAATNDRSLIATACKASSIDHAVIRLYDTQTWREIRPPLTAHSLTITSLRFSYDDRYLLSVGRDRQWAVFERDFTDKSLYRPFSSNLKAHSRMILSASWAPHPTTSVFATAGRDKSVKVWAQEGTAFVCKSSIPIARPVTAIDFLPTVLDGRLSLAVGDDSGEVSIHDIAIDSFTPGSQVTIPKHQSPSKGILQLAWRPISTSNEKKPGYQLAVASDDSSVRLYNIDDVPR, from the exons ATGGTGTCCATTACAACGGAATATATCTGCGTCGGAGGCAATAGACATCCGGCTGCGGCGGACTGGCACAAACAGTCTGGCCTCGTCGCATATGGAGCAGACAACAATGTTGCACTTTGGGATCCTGCA GACCGACATAATCGCGGCGTGCACGCTATCTTAGCTGGCCACACAGACAAAGTCAATGTGGTGAAGTTTCACTCGCTACGAAACGCAGATTCGAAACGTCCGCTGTTGATTACAGGCTCGGTTGATCGAACACTAAGGATCTGGGTGCCTAGCGAGTCAAGTCCGCTGACTTTTACACTCGCGGCCACGTTACAAGGGCATGAAAATTCGATCAATTGTATCGCCGTCGCCGAAAATTCAGATGTCTTTGTTTCTGGAGCAGCAGATGGAACGATAAAGGCTTGGAAGATTACGGAAGAAGCTGGGAAAGGGATACAAGCTAGTCTACTGGAATCTGTCACGGTCAAGCCTCGTTTCTTCCCCCTCACAGTGGCGTTAAGGAAGCTTAATCCAGGTACTACCAGCGGAGGGCTCATGCTAGCTGTGGGAGGTACGAGAAGCACTGTTCAAATTTACGTTGCGCAAGATATAAATGAGGCCCACTTTGAGTTGAAAGCCACTTTGACGGGACATGAAGGGTGGATAAGAGCTCTTGCTTTCACAAGTACCGATCTGCCGGGATCGCAAGATTTCCTGCTCGCATCAGCCAGTCAAGACAAATATATCCGCTTATGGAGGGTGCATCCAGGACTTGCAGCTATTCCAGCAGTACGAAATGCAGAAGATGCAATTTTGGGAGGCATGGAACAGGCCTTATCGAACAAGGCGCATACCTTTGATGCAGCGGGAACCACCTATACTGTCACATTTGAAGCTTTGCTTTTTGGCCATGAAGATTGGGTATATTCTATTTCATGGCATCCAAATCCTCAAAAGCTTCAGTTGATGTCTTCATCGGCTGATAATTCTTTGGTGATATGGGAGTCTGATCCGGTATCGGGGGTCTGGTTTTCTGGGTCCAGGATGGGAGAAATAAGTGTCCAGAAGGGATCCACAACTGCCACTGGCAGCGCTGGAGGATTTTGGATTGGGCTTTGGTCCCCAGATGGGGACGTTGTTATAAGCTTGGGCCGAACCGGTAGTTGGAGATCCTGGAGATACGATACCGATGCAGATGCATGGGTGCAGATACTAGGCATTACCGGGCATGTGAGAGCGGTCAATGACATTGTCTGGGAACCGAGTGGTGGATATCTCCTATCCACAAGCGCGGATCAGACGACAAGGTTGCATGCTAGTTGGAAGCACAATGGCTACCATTCCTGGCATGAGTTTTCGCGGCCGCAAATTCACGGATATGATTTGAATTGCATTGCCTCCCTTGGTCCGACAAGGTTCGTATCTGGTGCCGATGAGAAACTTCTGCGGGTATTTAATGAGACAAAATCAATCGCACAGCTGCTGGAACGGCTGTCCGGTTTTGCACAGTCATCCACAGAAGACATGGCCGAAGCTGCTAATATTCCGGTTCTTGGGCTCTCGAATAAGGCAGTGGATGATGCTGATGCTGATGCTGAGCATGAGGGTGAGGGTGAGGAGAACGGAACGGAAGGCGAAGCGCCATTGCAGGCAGTTCAGTTAGATCCCGATCGTCCTCCGCTGGAAGATCATCTAGCCAGACACACGCTATGGCCAGAGCATGAAAAATTATATGGTCACGGCTATGAAATCTCAGCTGTTGCAGCTACTAATGACCGGTCTCTTATCGCCACTGCGTGCAAAGCTAGCTCCATAGATCACGCAGTTATTCGCCTATACGATACCCAAACATGGCGCGAGATACGCCCGCCACTCACGGCGCATTCATTGACGATAACCTCTCTTCGTTTTTCATATGATGATCGATATCTCTTGAGTGTCGGACGTGATCGGCAATGGGCTGTCTTTGAGCGTGATTTCACGGATAAATCTTTATATCGTCCTTTTAGTTCGAATCTCAAAGCGCACTCGCGGATGATACTTAGTGCGAGTTGGGCACCGCACCCAACAACCAGCGTTTTTGCAACTGCTGGCCGAGATAAATCGGTTAAAGTATGGGCTCAGGAAGGCACAGCTTTTGTGTGCAAGTCCAGCATCCCCATTGCTCGTCCGGTTACCGCGATTGACTTCCTACCCACAGTCCTTGATGGTAGGTTGTCTTTGGCTGTTGGAGACGACTCCGGGGAGGTTAGCATCCATGATATTGCTATAGATAGCTTCACACCTGGGTCGCAGGTGACTATACCCAAGCATCAAAGCCCATCCAAAGGTATTTTGCAATTGGCATGGCGACCAATATCTACGTCGAATGAAAAGAAGCCTGGATACCAGCTTGCTGTCGCAAGTGACGATTCTTCGGTCCGGCTATACAACATTGATGACGTTCCACGTTAA
- the URM1 gene encoding Ubiquitin- modifier 1 (EggNog:ENOG410PR1E~COG:O~BUSCO:15993at33183), giving the protein MGSHMTGENGQLALLDITVEFTGGLEMLFSNQRKHKISLPSLDITGAPSNIAYLIKYLCQNLMKDERKELFVLDDSVRPGILVLINDADWELEGEEQYRIQQNDNILFVSTLHGG; this is encoded by the exons ATGGGCTCCCACATGACAGGCGAGAATGGCCAACTAGCCTTGCTCGATATCACAGTGGAATTCAC TGGAGGGTTAGAAATGCTCTTTTCAAACCAGCGCAAACACAAGATTTCCTTGCCTTCATTAGACATAACCGGTGCTCCGTCCAACATCGCTTATCTTATCAAGTATCTCTGCCAGAATCTGATGAAAGACGAGCGTAAGGAGCTGTTCGTCCTGGATGACTCAGT ACGTCCCGGTATACTCGTGCTTATCAATGATGCGGATTGGGAGCTGGAGGGAGAAGAACAGTATCGAATACAACAAAATGATAATATTCTATTTGTATCGACCCTCCATGGAGGGTAG
- a CDS encoding uncharacterized protein (EggNog:ENOG410PG06~COG:G~BUSCO:4820at33183), whose product MDTHLNPDVIASSPRFRRKSSTFVDAIHDLPDKPEIAPAQLYSTESGRLFHSGRIVIITVGLPARGKTSSHFGGYRKIFALGVKTRIFHLGDYRRATVVPGQDLPEDYFFVKASASSVLLRQKIVKKCRDDIYHFLSDENGQVAIYDAVNPIAAGRRSLAKEFGKYGIQTLFIESWCDNERIIEENVQRVKISSPDYKGWDPKDAVKDYLARISARIPQFQTMEEKDLNYIKMINAGDKMMINNCSFGYLHHRIVFYLLNLHIQNRRTYFARAGTSLEADSYKADASLSPKGEEYAQKMTRRLLEHREEERRVALEQGDLEAQARPLIVWTSTRRRTIETAQYLHKKGFKTRHRSQLSQLNPGVCEKMSERRIREEYPDEVKQHDEDPYHHRYPRAESYHDLAVRLEPIILELERERNDLLIIAHESVLRVLYGYLMACNAADIPFLSFPRDEIIEIIPASYNNEAKRIHVPNLPPEIIPGSPEDIKIPVPPSGTVSPMPDGSIGALTRGGTPQSGLRTPRNPERISQLHVEDVV is encoded by the exons ATGGATACCCATCT AAATCCGGATGTTATCGCCAGCTCGCCTCGATTCCGGCGAAAGTCCAGCACGTTCGTGGACGCTATTCACGATCTTCCGGATAAACCGGAGATTGCACCGGCACAGCTCTACAGTACAGAGTCTGGCCGTCTGTTCCACTCTGGTCGAATTGTCATTATTACTGTTGGCTTACCCGCCAGAGGCAAAACGTCG TCACATTTCGGTGGCTATCGCAAGATATTTGC GCTAGGTGTTAAGACCCGCATATTCCATCTTGGAGACTATCGACGTGCCACAGTTGTCCCTGGACAGGATCTCCCTGAGGACTATTTCTTCGTGAAAG CATCCGCTTCATCCGTTCTTTTGAGACAAAAAATTGTCAAAAAGTGCAGAGATGATATATACCATTTCCTTAGCGATGAAAATGGTCAAGTTGCCATATATGATGCTGTCAACCCTATCGCAGCAGGTAGAAGGTCACTCGCAAAGGAGTTTGGTAAATACGGCATTCAA ACTCTCTTTATTGAATCATGGTGTGACAATGAGAGGATAATTGAGGAGAACGTACAAAGGGTAAAAATATCTTCACCCGAT TACAAAGGATGGGATCCTAAAGACGCTGTAAAGGATTACTTAGCGAGAATTTCGGCCCGTATACCACAGTTTCAGACTATGGAAGAAAAGGATTTGAATTATATTAAG ATGATTAATGCTGGGGACAAAATGATGATAAACAACTGCAGTTTCGGGTATCTTCACCATCGTATCGTTTTCTATCTTTTGAATCTGCATATCCAAAATAGACGTACATATTTCGCACGG GCTGGAACTTCTCTCGAAGCAGATTCTTACAAAGCAGATGCGTCCCTTTCTCCGAAGGGGGAGGAATATGCTCAAAAAATGACCCGACGACTTCTTGAACACCGTGAGGAGGAAAGGCGAGTCGCCTTGGAACAAGGAGATTTAGAAGCACAAGCACGACCACTTATTGTATGGACTTCAACACGGCGCAGGACAATAGAAACTGCACAATACCTGCATAAAAAAGGCTTTAAAACGCGTCACAGGTCGCAATTGAGCCAGCTAAACCCGGGAGTGTGTGAAAAAATGTCAGAAAGGCGGATCCGGGAGGAATACCCTGATGAAGTAAAACAGCACGATGAAGATCCCTACCATCATCGCTACCCTAGGGCTGAG TCGTACCATGATCTGGCTGTTCGGCTTGAGCCTATTATTCTCGAGTTGGAACGTGAGAGAAACGATCTCCTTATCATCGCGCACGAGAGCGTTCTCCGTGTGCTGTACGGCTATCTGATGGCGTGTAACGCAGCCGACATCCCCTTCTTGTCGTTCCCTCGAGATGAAATCATCGAG ATTATTCCCGCAAGTTATAATAACGAAGCCAAAAGGATACATGTCCCGAATCTTCCACCAGAAATAATCCCCGGTTCTCCTGAAGACATCAAAATACCTGTGCCACCTAGTGGCACTGTTTCTCCGATGCCCGATGGCTCCATTGGTGCTCTGACTAGAGGAGGGACTCCACAAAGTGGGCTGAGGACGCCACGCAACCCAGAAAGGATCTCGCAACTCCACGTTGAGGACGTCGTATAA